In a single window of the Vitis vinifera cultivar Pinot Noir 40024 chromosome 6, ASM3070453v1 genome:
- the LOC100248285 gene encoding (+)-neomenthol dehydrogenase → MASTTSDSTTMRYAVVTGASKGIGLEICRQLASNGVMVVLTARDEKRGLEAVAKLHESSLSNVVFHQLDVMDANSITSLATFIVTRYGKLDILVNNAGVTGAIVDWESIGTAIKTLKPEDGKNNADLAELLHKGMKQTYELAEECVKTNYYGTKGVTEALFPCLLLSNSGRIVNVSSGLGSLKFVSNERVRMELNDVDVLSVERLDEIVNEFLNDVKENTLHDKGWPTQTSAYTISKAAMNAYTRIVAKSYPSLLINCVCPGFIKTDMTSNTGFFTVEVGAKGPVMLALLPVGGPSGLFFQKMEASTF, encoded by the exons ATGGCATCAACCACCTCAGATTCAACAACAATGAG ATATGCAGTTGTAACTGGAGCAAGTAAAGGAATTGGACTAGAGATATGCAGACAGTTAGCTTCTAATGGAGTCATGGTGGTATTAACAGCTAGAGATGAGAAGAGGGGTCTTGAAGCTGTGGCAAAGCTTCACGAATCTAGCCTGTCTAATGTAGTTTTTCATCAGCTTGATGTGATGGATGCCAATAGTATCACTTCCTTGGCAACATTCATTGTGACCCGTTATGGGAAGCTCGATATTTTA GTTAATAATGCAGGGGTTACTGGAGCTATTGTCGACTGGGAATCAATTGGGACAGCAATTAAGACCTTAAAGCCTGAGGATGGTAAG AATAATGCTGATCTAGCTGAATTGTTGCATAAAGGCATGAAGCAAACTTATGAGTTGGCAGAAGAATGTGTAAAAACAAACTACTATGGCACCAAAGGAGTGACTGAGGCCCTTTTTCCATGCCTTCTGCTATCAAATTCAGGAAGAATTGTGAATGTGTCTTCAGGTCTTGGAAGCCTTAAG TTTGTCTCCAATGAAAGGGTCAGAATGGAGCTAAATGATGTTGATGTACTCTCAGTAGAGAGATTAGATGAGATAGTGAATGAATTCCTCAATGATGTTAAGGAGAACACGTTACATGACAAAGGCTGGCCTACTCAGACATCTGCATATACAATCTccaaagcagccatgaatgctTACACAAGGATTGTTGCCAAATCATACCCAAGTCTCCTCATAAATTGTGTCTGTCCTGGTTTCATCAAAACCGATATGACTTCCAACACTGGTTTCTTTACTGTTGAAGTGGGTGCCAAAGGCCCTGTTATGTTGGCTTTGCTTCCAGTGGGAGGACCTTCTGGCCTCTTTTTCCAAAAGATGGAGGCATCAACCTTTTGA